In one window of Flavobacterium ginsengisoli DNA:
- a CDS encoding SusC/RagA family TonB-linked outer membrane protein: protein MKNFIFSFLALLLLPTYMMGQTQAIKGKVVDSNGMGVPGAIIASADARATADADFDGNFTINAKPGDILKVSMLGFDSVSVPATAATMTITLKEAGDTALKEVVVIGYGTRKKIDNTSAVSSIKSEEITKMKVMNASQAIQGKAAGVQVSTSDAPGSTPSVVIRGAGTALGGRNPLYVVDGMPTDNINNINTNDITSYEVLKDASSLAIYGTRGANGVIMITTKAGKGKLTVDVESFAGVRSPLKTVKMANADEYVRYSNAAYSNDFPQGRFSANQPYNTNWLDAITRTGSYTQNNISVSGSSENVKYFFSLGNYEEKGILNGSDYGRTTFRNNNEFKLSEKVKLTQNFSVSNIKNTPMPLSAFTNAYRQSPLVPVRYADGKYGVPFISNGVVSETGTSFNNVGNPVAQLDYTNEQQKSVTLQGGLKLDWDILKSLKFTSQFNGEYYTYKQYNYVDNVALWLSADPTRTVEKYPLDLNKNTLTRSRDEYFNWNLSNYLTYNKVFAEIHDVEVTAGIEANVQGTREKLTIDRKNVNPNSNYWSLKDVNNVADVTGYKDEALNQRRLASYFARFQYKLMDKYLLTGTVRRDGSSQFSEDNRWGTFPSVGLGWIISKESFLSNVEPINLLKLRGSWGRLGNQNVPLNTQVFTSGVDYPDLGSGTTINSQVDPNLSWEIVEELSGGFDFEMFNSRLKGSFDLYDKNTTNTILNVKPYSTSGITLATPAHVGEVSNKGYEIALRWDDKINDNLSYWVGGNFSHNKNELTSLKNVQLNPIIGGSLGNGQNTKILDNTSVGQPLGSFYMYEYAGVDPTNGQMLYYKADGSKVPQTGLDELKDKKYVGSLLPTSTYGVTLGLTYKNIDFSVDGYGTGGAKVYNGKKAQRFGGENVEASMANGFWTPTNTTSSIPAPSNLTPYASTYYLESADFFRINNITLGYKLPIKENNFISYCRLYVNAINPFITQKFSGFSPDVVSDGKLVEGTQGVELDAYPSLRSFVVGANLKF from the coding sequence ATGAAAAATTTTATTTTTAGCTTTTTAGCTCTCTTGCTATTGCCTACATATATGATGGGGCAAACGCAAGCAATCAAAGGAAAAGTAGTTGACAGTAATGGAATGGGAGTTCCAGGAGCAATAATTGCTTCAGCTGACGCTAGGGCAACTGCAGACGCAGATTTCGACGGAAACTTTACAATTAATGCAAAACCTGGAGATATTCTAAAAGTCTCTATGTTGGGTTTTGATTCAGTTTCTGTACCAGCTACTGCCGCAACAATGACTATTACTTTAAAAGAAGCAGGAGATACTGCCTTAAAAGAAGTAGTTGTAATTGGGTACGGTACTAGAAAGAAAATTGATAATACTTCGGCGGTTAGCTCAATTAAGTCCGAAGAAATTACCAAAATGAAAGTAATGAATGCTTCTCAAGCTATTCAAGGAAAAGCTGCTGGGGTTCAGGTATCTACCTCAGATGCGCCAGGAAGTACTCCATCAGTTGTGATCAGGGGAGCAGGTACTGCATTAGGAGGAAGAAATCCTTTATATGTAGTAGATGGTATGCCAACTGATAACATCAATAACATTAATACTAATGATATTACATCTTACGAAGTATTAAAAGATGCTTCTTCATTAGCTATTTATGGTACTAGAGGTGCAAATGGTGTAATTATGATTACAACCAAAGCAGGAAAAGGAAAACTTACTGTAGATGTCGAAAGTTTTGCAGGAGTTAGATCTCCGTTAAAAACTGTAAAAATGGCAAATGCTGATGAGTATGTTCGTTACAGTAACGCCGCTTATAGTAACGATTTTCCACAAGGTAGATTCTCTGCTAATCAACCGTATAACACAAATTGGTTAGACGCAATTACAAGAACAGGGTCTTACACTCAGAACAATATTTCTGTTTCAGGTTCTTCAGAAAATGTAAAATACTTTTTCAGTCTTGGAAATTATGAAGAAAAAGGAATTTTAAACGGATCTGATTATGGACGTACTACTTTTAGAAATAACAATGAGTTCAAGCTTTCAGAAAAAGTTAAATTAACTCAAAATTTTAGTGTAAGTAATATTAAAAATACGCCAATGCCTTTGAGCGCATTTACAAATGCTTACAGACAATCACCATTAGTTCCTGTTCGTTATGCGGATGGTAAGTATGGAGTACCATTTATTTCAAACGGAGTAGTATCTGAAACGGGTACATCTTTTAATAATGTTGGAAATCCAGTGGCTCAATTAGATTATACAAATGAACAGCAAAAATCGGTTACTTTGCAAGGAGGATTAAAATTAGATTGGGATATTCTTAAATCTTTAAAATTCACATCACAATTTAATGGAGAGTATTATACTTACAAACAGTATAATTATGTAGATAATGTGGCTCTTTGGTTATCGGCAGATCCTACTCGTACAGTAGAAAAATATCCTTTAGATTTAAATAAAAATACTTTGACCAGAAGCAGAGATGAGTATTTTAATTGGAATTTATCAAACTATTTAACTTATAATAAGGTTTTTGCAGAAATTCATGATGTAGAAGTTACAGCAGGTATTGAGGCGAATGTTCAAGGTACAAGAGAAAAGTTAACGATTGACAGAAAAAATGTAAATCCAAATTCTAATTATTGGTCTTTGAAAGATGTTAACAATGTAGCTGATGTAACAGGTTATAAAGATGAAGCACTTAATCAAAGAAGATTGGCATCTTATTTTGCTCGTTTTCAATATAAATTAATGGATAAATATTTGCTTACTGGTACAGTGAGACGTGACGGTTCATCACAATTTAGTGAAGACAATCGTTGGGGAACATTTCCTTCTGTTGGTTTAGGATGGATTATTTCAAAAGAAAGCTTCTTAAGTAATGTAGAGCCAATTAATTTATTAAAACTTAGAGGATCTTGGGGTAGATTAGGGAATCAAAATGTACCTCTTAATACTCAAGTATTCACTTCAGGGGTAGATTATCCAGATCTTGGTTCAGGTACTACAATTAATTCTCAGGTTGATCCTAATTTATCATGGGAGATTGTGGAAGAACTTTCAGGAGGTTTTGATTTTGAAATGTTTAATAGCAGATTAAAAGGATCTTTTGATTTGTATGATAAAAATACAACAAACACAATTTTGAATGTTAAACCATATTCAACTTCAGGAATTACATTAGCTACTCCTGCACATGTTGGTGAAGTGTCTAACAAAGGTTATGAAATTGCATTGCGTTGGGATGATAAAATCAATGATAATTTAAGCTATTGGGTTGGTGGGAATTTCTCTCATAATAAAAATGAACTTACGAGTCTTAAAAATGTTCAGCTAAATCCAATTATTGGAGGAAGTTTAGGGAATGGTCAAAATACCAAAATTTTGGATAATACATCAGTAGGTCAACCATTAGGTAGCTTTTATATGTATGAGTACGCAGGAGTTGATCCAACAAATGGTCAAATGCTGTATTACAAAGCTGATGGTTCTAAAGTTCCTCAGACTGGCTTAGATGAACTTAAAGATAAAAAATATGTAGGTTCTCTTTTACCAACTTCTACTTATGGAGTTACTTTAGGATTGACATACAAAAACATTGACTTTTCTGTTGATGGTTACGGAACAGGAGGAGCAAAAGTATATAATGGAAAAAAAGCACAAAGATTTGGAGGAGAAAATGTAGAAGCTTCTATGGCTAATGGTTTTTGGACACCTACAAATACTACATCTTCAATTCCAGCGCCTTCAAACTTGACTCCTTACGCTTCAACGTATTACTTAGAGTCTGCTGATTTCTTTAGAATAAATAACATCACTTTAGGATATAAACTTCCAATAAAAGAGAACAACTTTATTAGCTATTGCAGATTATATGTAAACGCAATTAACCCATTTATTACACAAAAATTCTCTGGATTCTCTCCAGATGTAGTGTCTGATGGTAAATTAGTTGAAGGTACTCAGGGTGTTGAGCTAGATGCATACCCATCATTGAGATCATTTGTTGT
- a CDS encoding helix-turn-helix and ligand-binding sensor domain-containing protein translates to MKSILFKSVFFFFIALQLQAQELLPFVENYSKSDYQGDNQIWNVAQGNDNAMYFANNHYLLRYDGVKWEKYTLPNKTIIRSILIEGDKIYSGSYKEFGYWYRKDGTMHYVSITKNLRLFDEKDNEEIWKIFRFKGSLYFQSFNDVFIYDGKTIKKIKFPFLISYCFGVDNNLYVASVKDGIYKMNGKHIANPKGWNVLKNTVVHAIEKYKNETYIFTQKKGVFIVEKNGLKSWDRPINETLKSATINVAKFVKNEKLIIGTGNRGIFILDLKNNSFKNIERDNVLMNNSVLSLGLDKENDLWVGLDNGIAHVEVNSPISFFYDNSGILGSVYAVASINKGYLIASNHGIFEYSAGKFNMMPNTQGQGWNISQIDGKYIIGHNDGTFSYENNTLTKINGVSGGWNMSKSSINDTYFQSTYSGILVYDDPSNMSHYKIIKDLAKPIKYVAQNKKNEIWAADNYRGLYRVSLDDNYNTLKVENVTQQSKMQNDFGIKIFEFRKEILFLINNSWYTYNSLSAKLEENELFNTNFKNVTDVVSIDDDHFMVLQNGILYHIYAQGNKFVWNIIQEKYYKGKLINENLRIFKKGNYYLFNLDDGFVSLKLQYENRQNSEVKIEAFSNDVLVPIDEKIKFNTELKINVISGIYGASKPNLFYKLDKEKDFLPISDGLIVLNNLNSGYHTVEIFKHDGATYDKVSFYKFKVAEPWYFSFWMILLYLLIIGTVLFFYYKWNKLRYMQKLKLQAEELKHQREILEMELKKENELNIQEYEKHILELELQAKSSEVAGKSLSIAKQTEMIDKIQGILETEKDFGKLKNEIRKAIKINEVNKHEWETFETNLNQIHNEFIINLSKKYPQLTPKDIKLCVYLKMNLSSKEIAPMMNISFRGVELHRYRLRKKLNLTQDENLSKFLLSL, encoded by the coding sequence TTGAAATCGATACTTTTTAAATCAGTTTTCTTCTTTTTCATCGCTTTACAACTTCAGGCTCAAGAATTACTTCCATTTGTCGAAAATTACAGCAAATCAGATTATCAGGGAGATAATCAAATCTGGAATGTGGCTCAAGGAAATGATAATGCGATGTACTTTGCAAATAATCACTATTTGCTTCGTTACGACGGAGTAAAATGGGAAAAATATACACTGCCAAACAAAACCATTATTAGATCTATTCTTATTGAAGGAGATAAAATCTATTCTGGTTCTTATAAAGAATTTGGCTATTGGTATCGAAAAGATGGAACAATGCATTATGTTTCTATTACCAAAAACCTCAGATTATTTGATGAAAAAGACAACGAAGAAATCTGGAAAATATTCAGATTCAAAGGTTCTCTTTATTTTCAGTCTTTTAATGATGTTTTTATTTATGATGGAAAAACAATTAAGAAAATTAAATTTCCGTTTCTTATTTCCTATTGTTTTGGTGTAGATAACAATTTATATGTTGCTTCTGTTAAAGACGGAATTTATAAAATGAATGGCAAACATATTGCAAATCCAAAGGGATGGAATGTTTTAAAAAATACAGTTGTTCATGCTATAGAAAAATATAAAAATGAGACTTACATCTTTACACAGAAAAAGGGAGTTTTTATTGTAGAAAAGAATGGATTAAAAAGTTGGGATCGTCCGATAAACGAAACTTTAAAATCGGCTACAATTAATGTGGCTAAGTTTGTTAAGAACGAAAAGTTAATTATTGGAACCGGAAATCGCGGAATTTTCATTTTAGATCTAAAAAATAATTCCTTTAAAAATATTGAGCGCGACAATGTTCTAATGAATAATTCAGTCTTAAGTTTAGGATTGGATAAAGAAAATGATTTGTGGGTTGGTTTAGATAATGGTATTGCGCACGTTGAGGTTAATTCTCCTATTTCTTTCTTTTACGATAATTCGGGTATTTTAGGATCGGTCTATGCGGTGGCATCTATTAATAAAGGCTATTTAATTGCTTCAAATCACGGTATTTTTGAATACAGTGCTGGAAAATTTAATATGATGCCCAATACGCAAGGGCAAGGCTGGAATATTTCTCAAATTGACGGAAAATATATTATTGGTCATAACGACGGTACTTTTTCGTATGAAAATAATACTTTGACCAAAATAAACGGAGTTAGCGGAGGATGGAATATGTCTAAAAGCAGTATTAATGATACTTATTTTCAGTCTACCTATAGCGGAATTTTGGTTTACGATGATCCTTCTAATATGTCTCATTATAAAATCATAAAAGATCTTGCCAAACCAATAAAATATGTTGCTCAAAACAAAAAAAATGAAATTTGGGCAGCCGATAATTACCGTGGTTTATATCGCGTTTCGTTAGATGACAACTATAATACTCTAAAAGTTGAAAATGTCACGCAGCAGAGTAAGATGCAAAATGATTTTGGTATAAAGATTTTTGAGTTTAGAAAAGAAATACTCTTTCTTATTAATAATTCTTGGTATACCTACAATTCTTTATCTGCTAAATTGGAAGAAAACGAATTGTTTAATACAAATTTTAAAAATGTGACCGATGTCGTTTCTATAGACGACGATCATTTTATGGTTTTGCAAAATGGAATCTTGTATCATATTTATGCGCAAGGCAACAAGTTTGTTTGGAATATCATTCAAGAGAAATATTACAAAGGGAAATTGATTAATGAGAATCTAAGAATTTTCAAGAAAGGCAATTATTATTTGTTTAATCTAGATGACGGATTTGTTTCTCTTAAACTTCAATATGAAAATAGACAAAACTCAGAAGTAAAAATTGAAGCATTTAGTAATGACGTTTTAGTTCCAATTGATGAGAAAATAAAATTCAATACAGAATTAAAGATTAATGTCATTTCTGGAATTTATGGAGCTAGTAAACCAAATTTATTTTATAAGCTAGATAAAGAAAAAGATTTTCTCCCAATTTCTGACGGATTGATTGTTTTAAATAATTTAAACAGCGGTTATCATACAGTAGAAATATTCAAACATGATGGAGCAACTTATGACAAAGTTTCATTTTACAAATTTAAAGTTGCCGAACCTTGGTATTTTTCTTTTTGGATGATTCTACTGTACCTTCTTATTATCGGAACTGTTTTGTTTTTCTATTATAAGTGGAATAAACTTCGTTATATGCAAAAATTAAAATTGCAGGCTGAAGAATTAAAACATCAGAGAGAAATTCTTGAAATGGAGTTAAAGAAAGAAAATGAACTCAACATTCAAGAATATGAGAAACACATCTTAGAATTAGAATTGCAAGCAAAATCTTCAGAAGTAGCGGGCAAATCATTGTCGATCGCCAAGCAAACGGAAATGATTGATAAAATTCAAGGCATTTTGGAAACGGAAAAAGATTTTGGCAAACTTAAAAACGAAATTAGAAAAGCAATTAAGATTAATGAAGTGAATAAACATGAATGGGAAACTTTTGAAACCAATTTGAACCAAATTCACAATGAATTTATTATTAATCTTTCTAAAAAATATCCTCAATTAACTCCTAAGGATATAAAACTGTGTGTTTATCTTAAAATGAATCTTTCCTCTAAGGAAATTGCTCCAATGATGAATATCTCTTTTAGAGGCGTAGAATTGCATAGATATCGCCTTAGAAAGAAGCTAAACCTCACACAGGACGAAAATCTGTCAAAGTTTTTATTAAGTCTGTAA